The nucleotide window TGATGTTATGCCCTGCAACAGACCATCGACAATTTTATAAATCTTTCCGAGAACTGAGATTTTCTCCAGTCTGGACCTCAGGACGAAGAATAAAACCGCACCTGTAATCCCCACCGTCAATATTAGCCAAAGCCAGAAGTTGGAGGATTGGGCCGAACTGTCATTGCTCTGGGTAACGTGGTTGAAAAACGCAAGTATGGCCTCGTATTTAAAAACAAGAGTAAGCAGCAGGAAACCCATCATACAGATAAGGTCCACAATACGTTCCAGGATGATGGTACCGAATGATTTGTCTACGGGAACCTGCTCAACGCCGTACAAAGCGGTAGATCTGGCCAGCTCGCCGCTGCGCGGGATGGTGAGATTCATAAGATACCCGAAAGAAATGGTCCAAAGTGAGTTGGAATTAGAAATCCGGTAACCCATGGGTTCAAGCAGCAAATTCCAGCGGATGGCACGGAACCAATAGGCTAAAATTCCAAAAACAGCAGCAACGGCTACCCAAAAGTAATTCGCTTTGGCAAAATAACCTTTAATCTCAGCGAAGTTAAGGCCCCGAAATGCCAGCCACATAAAAAAAACAGCCACTGCCAGCGAGAGGGCAATGGTCAGAATCATTTTCAGAGGATTTTTCTTGTTGGTTGTTTCCAATGGACAGGATTAGGTTAGGAGGTTGGTATTCTCGTCCGGAAACACAATTTTGGGCTGGAAGTCACGCGCTTCCTCGGGCGTCATTTGGGCATAGGCAATGATGATGATAATATCACCACGCTGTACACGTCTTGCAGCGGGCCCGTTCAGGCACACCTCGCCGGATTTTCTTTTTCCCTTTATGGCATAGGTATCGAACCTTTCACCGTTGTTTACATTCACGATATATACCCTTTCGCCCACCATAATGCCGGAGGCTTCCAGTAAATCTTCGTCAATCGTGATGCTTCCTATATAATTAAGATCAGATTCGGTAACCCGAACCCGGTGGATCTTGGATTTAAAAACTTCAATAAGCATTCTGCAAATTTATTAATAATTATCAACATAACTGAATGTACAAGACCTGAGTACAATTACGCCTGAAACACGCTGCCGGTGGATGAAACTCAATAATTTGACCTTCATTTGAATGATGTTTAACCTCAAAAGGTTAAAAATTAATATGTTTTACGAATTCATAAATTGCATCACAAAACCTCTGAATTGAAAAAAACATGATAAATAAAGGGGATAGTATGAATTGCAGTTTCTGCAAGTGCTGATAAACCGTTCCAACCCCAATTATCATTTTTTAATATATAGCCATATTTTTATAAAATTCTGTTCAATTAATCCTTAAAAATTTGCGCATATTGAATTTTGTATTATATTTGCTTATATAACCAAGTAGATTACTAACTTTTTAATATTAAAATTATGAACAAGTCTGAATTAATTGAGGCAATGGCAAACGATGCCGGTATCACCAAAGTAGCAGCAAAAGCAGCATTAGAATCTTTTATGTCTAACGTAATGAACACTTTACAGCAAAAGGACGGAAAGGTTTCCCTTGTAGGATTCGGAACTTTTTCCGTAGCCGAAAGAGCTGCAAGACAGGGTATCAACCCAGCCACTAAAAAGCCTATCAATATTGCTGCGAAGAAAGTAGCTAAATTCAAAGCTGGTGCAGATCTTGCCACTGCGGTTTCCGGAAATAAATAATTTCAGATTATTTACTATAAATAAACCTCACTTTCGGGTGAGGTTTTCGTATTTATATGGTTTGCTGCTCAGGGAGCAAGTCTTTTGATGCTCCAGTTGAAATCTGATTCCAGACTGTAGAGAATCCGGTCGTGCAAACGGTTGGGTCTGCCCTGCCAGAACTCAATTTCATAGGGACGGGCCATATAGCCACCCCAGTTTTCAGGCCGCGGGATTTCCCTGCCATCATACTGCTTCTCCAGATCCTTGAGTTTCTCCTCCAGAAATTCCCGGTCCGGTATAAATTCACTCTGTGGGGATACCACAGCACCCAGCTGACTGCCGCGTGGGCGCGAAGCGAAATAACCGTCGCTTAAATTTTCGGGCAGTCTTTCCAGTTCGGCTTTAATGATTACCTGCCGCTCCAGCGGTGGCCAGAAAAAATGAAGGCAGGCACGCTTGCCGGACTCAATTGCCTTACCCTTGCGGCTGTTATAGTTGGTATAGAAAATAAAACCTTCCCAGGTATAGGACTTCAGCAGGACCATACGGGTGCGCGGACAACCGTCTTCCTCCAGCGTTGAAACGGACATGGCATTGGCTTCAGAGATGGCGGAATGTGCGCCTGCATCCACAAACCAGTCACGGAACTGCTCAATTGGGTTTTCCCTGATCTGGCTTTCAAGCAATTCAGACTGGTCGTAAATTTTTCTTTTATCGTGTAAGTTTTCCATTTTTTTTCTATTTTTGATTGAAGCATAGCTCCAAAAAGAAAATGTGATGAATTCCTACAAAGGTAAAATTTTAATATCCACACCTGATGTGTCGGGCGACATTTTTTCCAGGTCGGTGGTGCTTATGGTGGACCATAGTGAAAATGGAGCCTTCGGACTGATTCTGAATAAAAAAAATGAAGATGTAAGCCGCGGAGTAGCGCAACTGCTGGGATTTGATGTGGATGTATATGAAGGCGGCCCTGTTGAAAATGACAAGACATTCTTTATTGTAAAGGGTGAGGCGGCGAACGATTTTCACCTTAAGATTAATGAGAACTACTATCTGACCGAAGATACCGAAACAGTTATTGAGCAGCTGCTGAACCATACGCTTGATGTAAACGATGTAAAAGTATTTTCGGGTTACTCAGGCTGGGCAGCCTTGCAACTGGAAGGCGAGATACAGAGAAAATACTGGACGGTAGTTGATATCTATGACCTGGATTACACACTGTCCAACGACCATAATCTATGGAAAAAAATCATGCAGAACCTGGGCGGCGAATTCCTGATCTGGGCTAATGCCCCACAAAATATCTCACTGAATTAATACGGCTGCAAATAAGGTAAAATTTTACATTCCGCATACAATTTATAGGCAAGCCCGCCGTTATATCGGTAACACATTAATAAAACCCGGTAACTGACAAAGGTTGGTTATCGGGTTTGTCAATTTCAGAGCTTTTACAGGAACGATTTCTGCCATTGAGCAATAATCTGGGCAAAACGGGCGTGAGCAAAGGTTTTATTTCTGATCTTCTGTACAGGATGAAGTCCCTGCGCATCGGAAACCATAAGAATTTCTTCCGATTTCTGACTTTCAAAGGCGATCAGTTCCTCTTCGCGGATTTCTGCGAGTCCGTTCTTATGAATGAAGGTAACCAGATTTTCCATAAGGGGAGAGATGTAAGCGCCTTCAGACTGCTTCGGGATCTTAATTACATTTCCTTCCAGAAAGAGCAGGTTTCCGGCCACGGTCCTGGCTATACGTTTGTTCGGATTCAGCAGGATAACATCGTCCAGATCATTGTCGCGGGCATAAATCTCCGCATAAATATTCTCGGGGCAGTGAACTCTTATATTGCTAAGCAAATGGGTGTTTACGCTTATTTCTTTAATGAGGTCCAGTTCTATTGAGTTGCGCAACTGCAGGACATCGCCCCTGGCTTCAATATGGATATGAAAAGATACGGGTCTTTTGTCAAGCTTTTCAAGTCCACTTTCGCGGTATACCATCATGTGGATGAAGGCATCCTGAGTTCCCGGTTTCATTGCCTTTTCGGAAAGGAGATGCTGAAAATAATCCAGGGTATAACTCAGCGGTATATTCATCCTCATCTTGCGCATGGAGGCCATCAGAAAAAAATAGCATTCTTCGGCCATAATCAGCTTTCCGTTACGTACAAAAAAAGTAACCTTCACCGCATCACCATGCAGGAATGCACGGTTCACATTCATTTCTCCCAAACCATCTGTTGAAGTATTTTGGATCATTACAGGATATTTTATAAAAAACAAATGAACGATCGCTCGTCCATAGTGTTTCAGTTATTTTAAATATTTTTATGCTGCGCCCAGCTTAATCTGCAGGTTTTCGATCAGGTTGTCCCAATACAGCCTGTTCTCCTCCTCGTCGCCGGGATCACAGAAATCAGTAATATTGAGTGACAGATCTTCTGTAATCTCATCAATGACAATGGTCATTTCAAAGAAATTCTTCGTGCCCTCGTCTTCTTCCCAACGGAAGCGAACAAAACTTTCAGGCTTATAGCGGATCAGTGTGGCCTTCTCTTCCGGACCGTCGCCCCAGCTGAAATAGAAGTCATCTCCCTTCTCAGTTACATCATCGGCAAACCACTCGGAAAGCCCTTCGGCACTCGCAAGATATTCGTATAAAATCTCTGAAAGACAGTGCATTGGATATTCGTACTGCACTTTCTGCTTTGCCATACTGTTCTCTTTTTTTATTGTTGCGCAATATATAAATTAAAAACGCAACCATGCAACAGAATGGATATGATTTTTCTACGCTTCATTCAAAACGTCGGTAATTATTTGGCAACCGAGGCGAATTTCATCAAAACTTAAAGTTAAGGGTGGGGAAATCCTGAGGTATTCATTGCGGTAAAGCTGCCAGAATACGACAAGTCCCTTTTCCATGCAGCGTCTTGCCACCTGAAGGGTATATCCGGGGTCACCCAGATTTACCGCCAGCATCAACCCTTTTCCGTTAATGTTTTTAATTTTTGGATGAATCAAAAGTTCGCGGAAGAGTTTTTCCTTTTCGGCGACCTCAGCCATCAGTCCACTCTCAAGAACCTCCTTTAAGGTAGCATGACTGGCCGCCGCAATTAGCGGATTTCCGCCAAAGGTTGTAATATGTCCCAATTTCGGCGAGTGCGACAGACTTTCCATTATTTTGCGTGAACTCATGAAAGCGCCTACCGGTACGCCTCCGCCCATGCCTTTGCCCATAACCAGGATATCAGGCACAATACCGTAAGGTTCGAAAGCAAAAAGTTTTCCTGTCCTGCCGAAACCCGGCTGGATTTCGTCCAGGATCAAAAGTGCGCCCACCTCTTCGCAACGGGCTTTCAGTTTCTTCAGATAATCGGGTTCAGGAAGCAGAAATCCGGCGGCCCCCTGAATCGTTTCCAGAATAACGCAGGCCGTTTTGTGTGTAATATTCTCCAGATCTTCTTCTTTATTAAACTCGATGAAGTCTACCAAAGGCAGCAGCGGCCGGAATTCCCGTTTGTGGTATTCGTTACCGGAAACAGAAAGTGCGCCGTGGGTATTCCCGTGGTAGGAGTTGTGAAATGAAACGATCTCTTCCCTTCCCGTATATCTTTTGGCCAGTTTCAGGGCGCCATCTATCGCTTCGGCTCCCGAGTTTACGAGGTAAGTGACTTCCAGCGGAGCGGGCGTTGCGTCTGCCAGGAGTTTGCAAAGTTTCACGGGCATTTCCTGAGCATATTCGCCGTAGACCATGACGTGCAGGTATTTATCAGCCTGCTCCTTTATAGCTGATATGATTTTGGGATGTGAATGACCCAAAGTATTGGCAGAAACTCCGGCCACAAAATCCAGGTATTTCCGGCCGTCTTTGCCGTAAATATAGCTTCCTTCCGCCTTTTCCACTTCGAAACCGGCAGCGAATTGGGTGGTTTGCGCCTGATATTTAAAGAAATCGTTTTGCATGGGGCAAAAATAAGAAAAACCGCCGCTTTGGTACGTGCAATCTAAGCTAGTAACGGTATTGAACTTTGACAAATATTTATGAGGCTAACGCATTCCCGGTTACTTTTCAAATACGTATGTTTGCTTCTAACTATGAAAAGTCTAATTATCATTTTTTCAGTTCTCCTAAGTCTTAGTTTGCATGCTCAGGAATATAGGTTTGACTATATAATAACGACAGAGACGCAGCGCATACAACCGTCATGGTTTGTAGGAACCGGCCAGTCACTTATTAATTCTAAGGACAATTCGTATGAACTTCTTTTTACAGCAGACGGCTCAGATGCTGTCCTTTTCGATTCGAAGCTTAATCTCCGCCACAACTTCAAAATGGAAAAAGGAACAACTGGAAAGCTCCTTTTCACTCATGTGGAAACTATCACACTTCCCAAGTTGAAGACAATTTACGTGGGTGCGAGAAAAGCGAGTGAAAATATATTTATAACCTGTGATTTCTATAACCGTCGAAAAAAAAGAAGCGCAACGGAGGTAACAGTAAAAGTGAAAGAGGCGCCGGCAAATTTACTGAGTATCAGTGCAGATGTAGGACTGGACAAGAGAAAGGCACTTGCCGATGCCTTAT belongs to Chryseobacterium sp. and includes:
- a CDS encoding lysylphosphatidylglycerol synthase transmembrane domain-containing protein, producing the protein MILTIALSLAVAVFFMWLAFRGLNFAEIKGYFAKANYFWVAVAAVFGILAYWFRAIRWNLLLEPMGYRISNSNSLWTISFGYLMNLTIPRSGELARSTALYGVEQVPVDKSFGTIILERIVDLICMMGFLLLTLVFKYEAILAFFNHVTQSNDSSAQSSNFWLWLILTVGITGAVLFFVLRSRLEKISVLGKIYKIVDGLLQGITSIFRLKQPIRFLLYSFGIWICYFLAAYLVCFSLPETSAFSVADGFFIIVVGTLGMMIPASGGIGAFHFALKIGIGALFLSEGKSFEEGAAVGLAYAFISHTMQLVIMAVMGFVSLPVLAKSRSEALRKRTLNTAEKSS
- the panD gene encoding aspartate 1-decarboxylase — translated: MLIEVFKSKIHRVRVTESDLNYIGSITIDEDLLEASGIMVGERVYIVNVNNGERFDTYAIKGKRKSGEVCLNGPAARRVQRGDIIIIIAYAQMTPEEARDFQPKIVFPDENTNLLT
- a CDS encoding HU family DNA-binding protein — encoded protein: MNKSELIEAMANDAGITKVAAKAALESFMSNVMNTLQQKDGKVSLVGFGTFSVAERAARQGINPATKKPINIAAKKVAKFKAGADLATAVSGNK
- the pdxH gene encoding pyridoxamine 5'-phosphate oxidase, giving the protein MENLHDKRKIYDQSELLESQIRENPIEQFRDWFVDAGAHSAISEANAMSVSTLEEDGCPRTRMVLLKSYTWEGFIFYTNYNSRKGKAIESGKRACLHFFWPPLERQVIIKAELERLPENLSDGYFASRPRGSQLGAVVSPQSEFIPDREFLEEKLKDLEKQYDGREIPRPENWGGYMARPYEIEFWQGRPNRLHDRILYSLESDFNWSIKRLAP
- a CDS encoding YqgE/AlgH family protein, whose product is MMNSYKGKILISTPDVSGDIFSRSVVLMVDHSENGAFGLILNKKNEDVSRGVAQLLGFDVDVYEGGPVENDKTFFIVKGEAANDFHLKINENYYLTEDTETVIEQLLNHTLDVNDVKVFSGYSGWAALQLEGEIQRKYWTVVDIYDLDYTLSNDHNLWKKIMQNLGGEFLIWANAPQNISLN
- a CDS encoding aminotransferase class IV, translating into MIQNTSTDGLGEMNVNRAFLHGDAVKVTFFVRNGKLIMAEECYFFLMASMRKMRMNIPLSYTLDYFQHLLSEKAMKPGTQDAFIHMMVYRESGLEKLDKRPVSFHIHIEARGDVLQLRNSIELDLIKEISVNTHLLSNIRVHCPENIYAEIYARDNDLDDVILLNPNKRIARTVAGNLLFLEGNVIKIPKQSEGAYISPLMENLVTFIHKNGLAEIREEELIAFESQKSEEILMVSDAQGLHPVQKIRNKTFAHARFAQIIAQWQKSFL
- a CDS encoding START-like domain-containing protein, with the protein product MAKQKVQYEYPMHCLSEILYEYLASAEGLSEWFADDVTEKGDDFYFSWGDGPEEKATLIRYKPESFVRFRWEEDEGTKNFFEMTIVIDEITEDLSLNITDFCDPGDEEENRLYWDNLIENLQIKLGAA
- a CDS encoding aspartate aminotransferase family protein; its protein translation is MQNDFFKYQAQTTQFAAGFEVEKAEGSYIYGKDGRKYLDFVAGVSANTLGHSHPKIISAIKEQADKYLHVMVYGEYAQEMPVKLCKLLADATPAPLEVTYLVNSGAEAIDGALKLAKRYTGREEIVSFHNSYHGNTHGALSVSGNEYHKREFRPLLPLVDFIEFNKEEDLENITHKTACVILETIQGAAGFLLPEPDYLKKLKARCEEVGALLILDEIQPGFGRTGKLFAFEPYGIVPDILVMGKGMGGGVPVGAFMSSRKIMESLSHSPKLGHITTFGGNPLIAAASHATLKEVLESGLMAEVAEKEKLFRELLIHPKIKNINGKGLMLAVNLGDPGYTLQVARRCMEKGLVVFWQLYRNEYLRISPPLTLSFDEIRLGCQIITDVLNEA